TGTTCGTCGTGTCGTGGTTCGCGGGGCTGTTCTACCTGCCGCGCATCTTCGTCAACCTGGCGATGGAGACCGAGCCGGCCGCCGTGCAGCGGCTGCTGCTGATGGCGCGCAAGCTGTTCCGCTTCATGACCATGCTGGCCGTGCCGGCGGTGGTGTTCGGGCTGTGGCTCTACCTGGGCTACGGCATCGGGCGCGGCACGGGGCAGGGCTGGATGCATGCCAAGCTGGCGCTGGTGCTGGTGCTGATCGGCTATCACCACGGCTGCGGCGTGCTGCTGCGCAAGTTCGAGCGTGGCGCCAATGCCCGGTCGCACACGTTCTACCGCTGGTTCAACGAGCTGCCGGTGCTGGTGTTGCTGGCCATCGTGATTCTGGTTGTCGTAAAGCCGTTCTAATCTGTCGGATCCCAACTGTTTTCGATGAGGTCGTGATGAGCAAGCAGGTCGAGTATTTCCTGGCGCCCCAGTCACCGTTCGTCTACCTGGGCCACGCCCGCTTCATGGAGATCGCCAACCGCCACCAGGCGCAGGTGCTGCTGAAGCCGGCGGACCTGGGCCGCGTGTTCTCGGTGTCCGGCGGGCTGCCGCTGGCCCAGCGTCCGCCGCAGCGCCAGGCGTACCGGCTGGTGGAACTGGAGCGCTGGAGCCGGTTCCTGGACATCCCGCTGAACCTGCATCCGACGTTCTTCCCGGTGTCCGGCGATGCCGCCGCCCGGCTGATCATCGCGGCACAGCTGGCCCATGGCACGGCGCGCGCGCTGGCGCTGACCGGCGCCATCACGCGCGCGGTCTGGGCCGAGCAGCGCAACATCGCCGACGCGGCCACGCTGGCGCAGATCGCCGACGAGAACGGGCTGGACGGCGCCGGCCTGCTGAAGGCCAGCGAGGCGCAGGCCGTGCAGGCGGCCTACGCCCAGAATACCCAGGATGCGATCTCGGCCAACGTGTTCGGCGCGCCGTGGTTCATCCATGACGGCCAGCCGTACTGGGGCCAGGACCGGCTCGATTTCCTGGACCGCGCGCTCGCGGCAGGCTGATCGGCAACCCGGACCCACGCTTGACCCGTCCGCCGTCGCGGACGTTTTTGTTTTCAGGAATCCCTCGCCATGACCCAAGCCTTCTTTGCTCCCTGCCCGCGTGGCCTCGAATCGGCACTGGCCGAGGAGCTGCGCGAGATCGCGCAGTATCCGGCCGTGGCGGCCGCGGCACCGTTCGAGGTGCACCGCGAGTTGCCGGGCGGCGTGAGCTTCTCGGGCGGCATGTCGGCCGCCTATGCGGTCAACCTGCATTCGCGCATCGCCAGCCGCGTGCTGCTGCGCGTGGCGCAGCGCGGCTACCGGCACGAGGACGACATCTACACGCTGGCGCGGCAGCAGCGCTGGGAGCAGTGGTTCTCGCCCGACGAGAGCCTGCGGATCGATATCACGTCGCACAAGTCGCCGCTGCGCAGCCTGAACTTCACGGCGCTGCGGGTCAAGGACGGCGTCTGCGACGCAATGCGCGAGCGGCTGGGCGCGCGGCCCAGCGTCGACACGGTCAGCCCCGACGTCCGCATCTACGCGCACCTGAGCGAGACCGACTGCACGCTCTACCTGGACACCACCGGCGAGCCGCTGTTCAAGCGCGGCTGGCGCATGGAGAAGGGCGAGGCGCCGCTCAAGGAAAACCTGGCGGCGGGCATCCTGCGGCTGGCTGGCTGGACGCCGGGCAACACCAGCCGGCCGTTCTTCGACCCGATGTGCGGCAGCGGCACGTTCCTGGTGGAAGCGGCGCAGGTGGCGCTGGGCATCGCGCCGGGCGTAGGTCGCACGTTCGCGTTCGAATGGCTCAAGGGCGCCGACACGAAGGCCTGGCAGGCGCTGCGCGCCGACGCCCAGCGCGCCCGCGAGGCGGCCGCAAGCCGTAGCGCCACGCTGCAGATCGCCGGTTCGGACATCTCGACGGACATGCTGTCGATGGCCGATGCCAACTGGCAGCGTGCCGGGCTGCCGGGCGACGCGCAGCTCAAGCAGGTGGACGCACGCTTCGTGCAGCCACCGTTTGCCGAGGCTGGCCTGCTGATGATGAATCCGCCCTACGGCGAGCGGATCGCGGTGCGCGGCAGCCGCCGCGACGCGCCGATGGACGCTCCGCGCGACGAAGCCGAGGAGGCCGCCGCCAACCAGTTCGCCAGCGCGTTTGCCACGACGCTGAAGCAGCATTTTGCCGGCTGGCAGGCCTGGGTGTTCACGGGCGACCTGGGCTTTCCCAAGCGCCTGCGCCTCAAGGAATCGCGCCGCACGCCGCTGTTCAACGGCAATATCGAATGCCGGCTGTTCCGGTTCGACATGGTGCGCGGGGGCAATCGGGAGGCAGGCAGGAAGGAGTAAAGGCCGGCGAGAGGCCCAAAGCTCCGAAGCTCCGAAGCTCCAAAGCTCCGAAGCTCAAGCCAGCTTGTTCCGTCCCGTCATGGCATCGGCGTTGCGCGAGAATTCCGACAGGAAGCTCTGCAGGCTGACCACCGGCTCCTGCAGCATGTGGCGCGGCAGGTCGAACAGCGCGTAGAAGTATTCCTCGTTGCCCTCGCAGCGTTCGGCGGGCAGGCAGTACTGTTCCCAGTCGACGCAGGCCGGCGTGTACATGCCGTTGCCGGGCCAGAAGAACGGCACGATGCGGCCCTCGCGCAGCCCCTCGATCAGCGCGGCCGGGGCCTCGTAGGCTTCGGCCGATTCCACCTGGCTCATCAGCCCGGCGCGGGTCTCGATGACCATCAGCGTGGCGTGGCCCTGCGCGGTCAGCAGCAGCATGCCCACCGGGTTGGGGAACAGGTAGAACTCGACAAAGCCGTAGCGCGCCGCCGTCTGGCGCACGCGGTCGGCCATGACCGGGTCCGACAGGAACGCGTACGAATGGCGGGTCAGCAGGTCGCGCAGCGTGCGCGAGATGGCCGCGAAGTACTGCTGCTGCAGCGCGTCGATCTCGTCGTTCAGGCGCGCCACCATGTTGGGGTCGTGCTTCTTCACGTAGCGGTCGATCAGCCCGTGGTTGAAGCCCTGCACGGCGATGTTCTCGTCGGCCGTGCCGGTCAGCAGGATGGTCTTGCACGGCAGGTCTTCCAGCGCCTGGCAGAACTCCAGGCCGTCCATCTGCGGCATCGAGTAATCCACCACGATCACGCCCGGCTGCAGAAAGCGGTGGACGTCATGGATCTGGCGGTGGATGCGGTCGACGTCCAGCTGCACCGTGCGGCGCTCGGACAGGAAGGTCAGGTCGTCGTGCGTCACGCGCACGGGCAGGAAGGCGGGGTGCCGCGTGGCATAGGCATCGCGAATCCACGCCAGCGCGTCGCGCGGATCGGTGAAGCTGACCACCGCGCGCGATGCATCCATCTGGAAAGCCAGGCTGTCGATAAACGATTTGCTATCGTCCACCAGCACCGTCAGGACGGGGTGATGGAAAACCGACAGGTTCCGGTCATGCGCGGGGAAGGTCATGGTGCGATCGAATCTGGCCGCTGCCGCAGGGGAAAAAGAACGGGGCAAGCCAGTATAGCGCCTGAGCCTGCGCGCGCAACCCGACGGCCAAAAAGGACGCGGCCAGCGTTGGTTGCTGGCCGCAGTCGTTCGATTTCGTTGATGACAGGTCTGCGCGTTGCTTTATTCACGCGGCCAGAATGGCACCGTGACGGTCGCGAAGATTAACGGCAGATTAGTCGACGGCCTTGAACATGTCTTCCACCACCTTCTTGGCGTCGCCGAACACCATCATGGTCTTGTCCATGTAGAACAGCTCGTTGTCCAGGCCCGCGTAGCCGGCCGCCATCGAGCGCTTGTTCACGATGATGGTCTTGGCCTTGTACGCTTCCAGGATCGGCATGCCGGCGATGGGCGATTTCGGATCGGTCTTGGCGGCCGGGTTGACCACGTCGTTGGCGCCCAGCACCAGCACTACGTCGGCCTGCCCGAATTCGCTGTTGATGTCCTCCATCTCGAAGACCTGGTCGTACGGCACCTCGGCCTCGGCCAGCAGCACGTTCATGTGCCCCGGCATGCGGCCCGCCACGGGGTGGATCGCGTACTTCACGGTCACGCCGTGCTCGGTGAGCTTCTCCGTCAACTCCTTCAGCGCATGCTGCGCGCGGGCCACGGCCAGGCCGTAGCCGGGCACGATGATGACCGTCTCGGCGTTGCTCATCACGAACGCGGCGTCGTCGGCGGAGCCGGACTTCACGTTGCGCTGCGCTTGCTCTCCGGCGGCCGCGCCGGCCGAGGCGTCGGCGCCAAAGCCGCCCAGGATCACGTTGAAGAACGACCGGTTCATCGCCTTGCACATGATGTACGACAGGATGGCACCCGACGACCCCACCAGCGAGCCGGCGATGATCAGCATGGGATTGTTCAGCGAGAAGCCGATGCCCGCCGCCGCCCAGCCCGAGTACGAGTTCAGCATCGACACCACCACGGGCATGTCGGCGCCGCCGATCGGGATGATGATCAGCACGCCCAGCACGAACGCGATGGCCAGCATGATCAGGAACGGCAGCCACGCCTGCGACAGGAAGAAGATGATGCCGAAGCCGATCATGGCGATGGCCAGCAGCAGGTTCAGCCAGTGCTGGCCGGCAAACACCACCGGGGCGCCCTGGAACAGCCGGAACTTGTAGCGGCCGGACAGCTTGCCGAACGCGATGACCGAGCCGGAGAACGTGATGGCCCCGACAAAGCACCCGATGAACAGTTCGATGCGGTTGCCCACCGGAATCGCGTGCGACCCGGCCGGCGTGATGCCAAACGCCGCCGGCTCCGCCACGGCCGCCACGGCGATGAACACCGCCGCCAGGCCGATCAGCGAGTGCATGGCCGCCACCAGCTCGGGCATCTTGGTCATCTCGACCTTGCGCGCCACGTAGGCGCCAATGCCGCCGCCCACCACCAGCGCGCCGAAGATCAGCGCCAGCCCGGTGCCGACCGACGACTGCGCCGCGCCCACCGCCAGGAACTCGTTCTTGAGCTTGACGATCAGCACCAGCGTGGTCACCACGGCCACCGCCATGCCGATCATGCCGAACGCATTGCCCTTGCGGGCCGATGCCGGGTGCGACAGGCCCTTGAGCGCCTGGATGAAGCAGACCGACGCCACCAGGTACAGCAGCGTCACGAGGTTCATGCTGATGGCTTCCATCACGCACCCTCCCTGGCGGCTTCAGCGCCGGCCTTGGCGCGCGGCTCCTTCTTCTTGAACATCTCCAGCATGCGCTGGGTCACCAGGAAGCCCCCGAACACGTTCACCGCGGCCAGCGCCACGGCCAGCGTGCCCATCACGCGGCCCACGCCGCCTTCGGTCAGGCCGGCCGCCAGCATGGCGCCGACGATGATGATGGCCGAGATCGCATTGGTCACGGCCATCAGCGGGGTGTGCAGCGCGGGCGTGACCGTCCACACCACGTGGTACCCCACGTAGATTGCCAGCACGAAGATGATCAGGTTGATCACCGTGTGGTTCACCATCTCCATCGACTTCTCCTCCGTTGCTTTTGAATACTTGCGCTGCGGTGCGCCCGGCTGTCCAGGGAACTGCAAGTTTCAGCACTGCGGGATCGGGCACGCCGGGATGCGGCCGCCGTGGCGCGGCCGGCTCGGGCCGCGTCACGGACACTGTTGGGGCGGGATGTCAGGCGGCCTGCTGCCTGACGACCTGGCCGTCCTTGCACATCAGGCAGGCGGCGACGATGTCGTCTTCCAGGTTCAGCGTGTAGCGGCCGTCCTTGTCGACAATCAGCTTCAGGAAGTCCAGCACGTTGCGCGCGTAGAGTGCCGACGCATCGGCGGCCACCATGCTGGCCAGATTGGTGTGACCGATCAGCGTCACGCCATGGCGTTCCACCACCTCGTCGGCCACGGTCAGCGGGCAGTTGCCGCCCTGCGCGGCGGCCAGGTCCACCACGACCGAGCCGGGTTTCATCTGCTTGACGGTGTCCTCGGCCAGCAGCACGGGGGCCCGGCGGCCAGGGATCAGCGCGGTGGTGATGACGATGTCGGCCTGGATGGCGCGCTGGTGCACGAGTTCGGCCTGGCGGCGCATCCAGTCGGGCGGCATCGGGCGGGCGTAGCCACCCACGCCCTGGGCAATCTCGCGCTCCTCGTCGGTCACGAAAGGCACGTCCAGGAACTTGGCGCCCAGCGATTCGATCTGCTCCTTCACGGCCGGACGCACGTCTGACGCCTCGATCACGGCGCCCAGCCGCTTGGCCGTGGCGATGGCCTGCAGCCCGGCCACGCCGGCGCCCAGGATCAGCACGCGCGCCGCCTTGACGGTGCCCGCGGCGGTCATCAGCATGGGCATGAAGCGCTGGTAATGGTGGGCGGCCACCAGCACGGCCTTGTAGCCGGCGATGTTGGCCTGCGACGACAGCACGTCCATGCTCTGCGCGCGCGTGGTGCGCGGCGCGGCTTCCAGCGCGAACGCGGTGATCGCGGCGCTGGCCATGCGGGCGTTGTTCTCGATATCGAACGGGTTGAGCATGCCCACCAGCACCGCGCCGGGCCTGAA
This sequence is a window from Cupriavidus pauculus. Protein-coding genes within it:
- a CDS encoding NAD(P)(+) transhydrogenase (Re/Si-specific) subunit beta yields the protein MEAISMNLVTLLYLVASVCFIQALKGLSHPASARKGNAFGMIGMAVAVVTTLVLIVKLKNEFLAVGAAQSSVGTGLALIFGALVVGGGIGAYVARKVEMTKMPELVAAMHSLIGLAAVFIAVAAVAEPAAFGITPAGSHAIPVGNRIELFIGCFVGAITFSGSVIAFGKLSGRYKFRLFQGAPVVFAGQHWLNLLLAIAMIGFGIIFFLSQAWLPFLIMLAIAFVLGVLIIIPIGGADMPVVVSMLNSYSGWAAAGIGFSLNNPMLIIAGSLVGSSGAILSYIMCKAMNRSFFNVILGGFGADASAGAAAGEQAQRNVKSGSADDAAFVMSNAETVIIVPGYGLAVARAQHALKELTEKLTEHGVTVKYAIHPVAGRMPGHMNVLLAEAEVPYDQVFEMEDINSEFGQADVVLVLGANDVVNPAAKTDPKSPIAGMPILEAYKAKTIIVNKRSMAAGYAGLDNELFYMDKTMMVFGDAKKVVEDMFKAVD
- a CDS encoding NAD(P) transhydrogenase subunit alpha, which encodes MEMVNHTVINLIIFVLAIYVGYHVVWTVTPALHTPLMAVTNAISAIIIVGAMLAAGLTEGGVGRVMGTLAVALAAVNVFGGFLVTQRMLEMFKKKEPRAKAGAEAAREGA
- a CDS encoding CopD family protein — encoded protein: MLWVKTFHILFVVSWFAGLFYLPRIFVNLAMETEPAAVQRLLLMARKLFRFMTMLAVPAVVFGLWLYLGYGIGRGTGQGWMHAKLALVLVLIGYHHGCGVLLRKFERGANARSHTFYRWFNELPVLVLLAIVILVVVKPF
- a CDS encoding THUMP domain-containing class I SAM-dependent RNA methyltransferase codes for the protein MTQAFFAPCPRGLESALAEELREIAQYPAVAAAAPFEVHRELPGGVSFSGGMSAAYAVNLHSRIASRVLLRVAQRGYRHEDDIYTLARQQRWEQWFSPDESLRIDITSHKSPLRSLNFTALRVKDGVCDAMRERLGARPSVDTVSPDVRIYAHLSETDCTLYLDTTGEPLFKRGWRMEKGEAPLKENLAAGILRLAGWTPGNTSRPFFDPMCGSGTFLVEAAQVALGIAPGVGRTFAFEWLKGADTKAWQALRADAQRAREAAASRSATLQIAGSDISTDMLSMADANWQRAGLPGDAQLKQVDARFVQPPFAEAGLLMMNPPYGERIAVRGSRRDAPMDAPRDEAEEAAANQFASAFATTLKQHFAGWQAWVFTGDLGFPKRLRLKESRRTPLFNGNIECRLFRFDMVRGGNREAGRKE
- a CDS encoding response regulator translates to MTFPAHDRNLSVFHHPVLTVLVDDSKSFIDSLAFQMDASRAVVSFTDPRDALAWIRDAYATRHPAFLPVRVTHDDLTFLSERRTVQLDVDRIHRQIHDVHRFLQPGVIVVDYSMPQMDGLEFCQALEDLPCKTILLTGTADENIAVQGFNHGLIDRYVKKHDPNMVARLNDEIDALQQQYFAAISRTLRDLLTRHSYAFLSDPVMADRVRQTAARYGFVEFYLFPNPVGMLLLTAQGHATLMVIETRAGLMSQVESAEAYEAPAALIEGLREGRIVPFFWPGNGMYTPACVDWEQYCLPAERCEGNEEYFYALFDLPRHMLQEPVVSLQSFLSEFSRNADAMTGRNKLA
- a CDS encoding 2-hydroxychromene-2-carboxylate isomerase: MSKQVEYFLAPQSPFVYLGHARFMEIANRHQAQVLLKPADLGRVFSVSGGLPLAQRPPQRQAYRLVELERWSRFLDIPLNLHPTFFPVSGDAAARLIIAAQLAHGTARALALTGAITRAVWAEQRNIADAATLAQIADENGLDGAGLLKASEAQAVQAAYAQNTQDAISANVFGAPWFIHDGQPYWGQDRLDFLDRALAAG
- a CDS encoding Re/Si-specific NAD(P)(+) transhydrogenase subunit alpha: MHIGIPLETRAGETRVAATPETVKKYVAQGHQVTVQAGAGVRASIPDAAFEAAGARIGGPADALGAELVLKVRAPDDAERAQFRPGAVLVGMLNPFDIENNARMASAAITAFALEAAPRTTRAQSMDVLSSQANIAGYKAVLVAAHHYQRFMPMLMTAAGTVKAARVLILGAGVAGLQAIATAKRLGAVIEASDVRPAVKEQIESLGAKFLDVPFVTDEEREIAQGVGGYARPMPPDWMRRQAELVHQRAIQADIVITTALIPGRRAPVLLAEDTVKQMKPGSVVVDLAAAQGGNCPLTVADEVVERHGVTLIGHTNLASMVAADASALYARNVLDFLKLIVDKDGRYTLNLEDDIVAACLMCKDGQVVRQQAA